One Methylomonas sp. LL1 DNA window includes the following coding sequences:
- a CDS encoding ABC transporter permease — protein sequence MNTLWHKVRADLWLSKSRSLLAIASIAIGVFCVGTLFGMIDLQLSKMDAAHRQSQPSHINLILRGDADNGLLERIKALPGVAGIDSMTPVTMHFRRSGQTEWTLATLMIRPDYTDQRYDQTGLDSGAWPSSGQVAVENLSAAFGGFNISDQLEFQTVEGTKTLPIIGIVRHPFVKPPKFGGQPHFFADASSSALFGVPANSFRQLLVQITPPYSADRARAVAVDIRNLLARHQLAVNVSLLQDPDKHWGRPFLAGVNGVLKIMALVSLALASVLILNTIAAHIAQQTDQIGVMKALGARTSTIAAVYFSETLLLALVGVLLALPFSLAAAYFSSCQLLGLFNIDCGRFEVSKRAIYWMVLGGLLAPVLAAVGPVLRGASMTVRVAIASYGLGADFGYSRLDSWVERFGARFLPTLHAAALGNLFRRKARLVLTQGVLILAGVMFLVLMSLITSLNLTLDNEMARSRYAVLLGFSIDQPESKVVEIAGQIAESGKVEVWRRLPMEMSKNGRALRQKGSLGAQLLALPADSKLYRPLIEAGRWLNADDAGQRRLLISADSAELNGIRVGDWLDITIGAASQAWRVIGTYRWLAGGNPTVEPVYASLETLRDITPGPEMASFALIDAPITDLNREADYLRRLKQAFQQQGIELNAYATQAKLAQRQFARNQFNPVIGTLSGLACMIAAVGGIGLSGALAIGVLQRTREIGVLRAIGASSKAVYRLFMLEGLLQGIVAWLLSLPLAYVAAEPVSRQLGEIMLGIQLDFAFDWWAVGYWLAILSMLAWLASYWPARKAAGLTVRESLGH from the coding sequence TTGAATACGCTGTGGCATAAAGTCCGGGCCGACTTATGGCTGTCGAAATCCCGCAGCCTATTGGCCATCGCCAGTATCGCCATCGGCGTATTTTGCGTCGGTACCTTGTTCGGCATGATCGATCTGCAATTAAGCAAGATGGACGCCGCCCACCGGCAATCGCAACCCTCGCATATCAATCTGATATTGCGTGGCGATGCGGACAACGGCTTATTGGAACGGATCAAAGCCTTGCCCGGCGTGGCAGGTATCGACAGCATGACGCCGGTGACGATGCATTTCAGGCGATCCGGCCAAACCGAGTGGACGCTGGCTACGCTGATGATCCGGCCCGATTATACCGATCAGCGCTACGATCAAACCGGCTTGGACTCGGGTGCTTGGCCGTCATCCGGCCAGGTCGCCGTTGAAAACTTGTCGGCGGCATTCGGCGGTTTTAACATCAGCGATCAGCTCGAATTCCAAACCGTTGAAGGGACTAAGACCTTGCCGATAATCGGCATTGTTCGCCATCCGTTCGTCAAACCGCCTAAATTCGGTGGCCAGCCGCACTTTTTTGCCGATGCTTCTTCCTCGGCATTATTTGGTGTGCCGGCCAATAGCTTTCGGCAACTGTTGGTGCAAATCACGCCGCCTTATAGTGCCGATCGAGCCCGTGCCGTCGCCGTCGATATTCGTAACTTACTGGCACGGCATCAATTGGCCGTTAATGTCAGCCTGTTGCAAGACCCCGATAAGCACTGGGGGCGGCCTTTTCTGGCCGGCGTCAATGGCGTGTTGAAAATCATGGCGCTGGTTTCGCTGGCCTTGGCCAGTGTGCTGATATTGAACACCATCGCCGCACATATCGCTCAGCAAACCGACCAGATAGGTGTGATGAAAGCACTGGGAGCCAGAACAAGCACCATAGCGGCCGTTTATTTCAGCGAAACCCTTTTGCTGGCGCTGGTCGGGGTTCTATTGGCTTTGCCGTTCAGTCTGGCCGCCGCCTACTTCAGTTCCTGTCAATTGCTGGGCTTGTTCAATATCGATTGCGGCAGGTTCGAGGTGTCGAAGCGCGCTATTTACTGGATGGTGCTGGGAGGTTTGCTGGCGCCTGTGTTGGCGGCGGTGGGGCCGGTTTTGCGCGGGGCCTCCATGACGGTGCGCGTGGCTATCGCCAGCTACGGTTTGGGCGCTGATTTTGGCTACAGCCGCCTGGATTCATGGGTGGAACGTTTCGGCGCCCGCTTTCTGCCGACATTGCATGCCGCCGCGCTGGGTAATTTGTTTCGGCGCAAGGCCAGGCTGGTGCTGACTCAAGGCGTCTTGATCCTAGCCGGCGTGATGTTTTTAGTGTTGATGAGCCTGATAACTTCGCTGAATTTGACCCTGGACAATGAAATGGCGCGAAGCCGTTACGCGGTATTGCTGGGTTTCAGTATCGACCAGCCCGAATCAAAGGTGGTCGAAATTGCCGGACAGATCGCGGAGAGCGGAAAAGTGGAAGTTTGGCGGCGCTTACCGATGGAAATGTCCAAAAACGGCCGGGCCTTACGGCAAAAAGGCAGTTTGGGTGCGCAATTGTTGGCGCTTCCGGCGGATTCTAAGCTATACCGGCCCTTGATCGAAGCCGGCCGTTGGCTGAACGCCGACGATGCCGGGCAACGGCGATTGCTGATCAGCGCCGATAGCGCCGAATTGAACGGCATACGGGTTGGTGACTGGCTGGATATTACGATCGGAGCCGCCAGTCAAGCCTGGCGGGTGATTGGCACCTATCGCTGGCTGGCGGGCGGTAATCCGACGGTCGAGCCGGTTTATGCTAGTTTGGAAACGCTAAGGGACATTACTCCAGGTCCTGAAATGGCCTCGTTTGCCTTAATCGACGCGCCGATTACCGATTTGAACCGGGAAGCCGACTATTTGCGGCGCTTAAAACAAGCTTTCCAACAACAGGGCATCGAGCTGAATGCCTACGCCACTCAGGCCAAACTGGCCCAGCGCCAATTTGCCCGTAACCAGTTCAATCCTGTCATCGGGACTCTGTCCGGGCTGGCCTGCATGATCGCCGCCGTCGGCGGCATCGGTTTGTCTGGCGCGCTGGCCATCGGCGTGTTGCAGCGTACCCGCGAGATCGGCGTGCTTCGCGCCATCGGCGCCTCCTCCAAGGCGGTATATCGGCTGTTTATGCTGGAGGGACTGTTGCAGGGTATCGTCGCCTGGCTGCTTAGCCTACCGTTGGCCTATGTTGCCGCCGAGCCGGTTTCCCGCCAATTAGGCGAGATCATGCTCGGAATACAACTGGATTTTGCCTTCGACTGGTGGGCGGTCGGCTATTGGTTGGCCATTTTGTCAATGCTCGCCTGGCTGGCTTCCTATTGGCCGGCGCGAAAGGCGGCCGGCTTGACGGTGCGGGAAAGTTTGGGCCATTGA
- a CDS encoding amidohydrolase family protein codes for MKSFSRSNSSIPANGSRRRFLKLTAAGLVTASPPASALFRLTNPCLDPAATPVSALESAAWQGIDPADWWDCHTHIVGSGDGGSGITQSPDMHAPLRHPIQTLQHWAYANAACIGDVGAQDIAFVERLQALLDTLPKGAKAMLFAFDRAHGASGDPDHANTSFFVPNEYARALAQQYPDRFEWVASIHPYRPDCVAVLEQAAANGARAVKWLPPAMGIDPASPQCDRFYKAAAKLNIPIISHGGEEKAVHGANQPLFGNPLRLRRALDAGVRVVIAHCASIGTDIADDGREVRSFDIFTQLMAEKQWRQQLFGDISAIVLRNRDPEVIKTLLTETGWHSRLLYGSDYPLTGILPLISPKTLAEAGLLAEDAVEPLLVLQDYHPFRFDFVLKRSLSWRGQRFADTLFATRPFFTEHP; via the coding sequence ATGAAATCATTTTCCCGCAGCAATTCCAGCATCCCCGCCAATGGCTCGCGCCGCCGCTTTCTAAAGTTGACCGCCGCCGGCCTGGTGACGGCCAGCCCCCCGGCTTCGGCATTATTTCGGCTGACCAATCCCTGCCTCGACCCGGCCGCCACCCCCGTATCGGCGTTGGAATCGGCCGCCTGGCAAGGCATCGACCCAGCCGACTGGTGGGATTGCCACACCCACATCGTCGGTTCCGGCGATGGCGGCAGCGGCATTACTCAAAGCCCGGACATGCACGCACCGCTACGGCATCCGATTCAAACCCTACAGCACTGGGCTTACGCCAACGCCGCCTGCATCGGCGATGTCGGCGCACAAGATATTGCCTTCGTCGAGCGCCTCCAAGCATTGCTGGATACCCTGCCCAAGGGGGCCAAGGCCATGCTGTTTGCTTTCGACCGCGCGCACGGCGCCAGCGGCGATCCCGACCATGCCAACACCTCGTTTTTCGTACCCAACGAATATGCCCGAGCGCTGGCGCAACAGTATCCGGATCGTTTCGAGTGGGTCGCCAGCATCCATCCTTATCGGCCCGATTGCGTGGCGGTTCTGGAACAGGCCGCCGCGAACGGCGCGCGGGCGGTGAAATGGCTGCCGCCGGCGATGGGCATCGATCCCGCTTCGCCGCAATGCGACCGGTTTTATAAGGCGGCGGCCAAGCTGAACATTCCGATCATCAGCCATGGCGGCGAGGAAAAAGCCGTTCATGGCGCCAACCAACCTCTGTTCGGCAATCCATTGCGCCTGAGGCGGGCATTGGATGCCGGAGTAAGAGTCGTGATCGCCCATTGCGCGAGCATAGGCACCGACATTGCCGACGACGGGCGGGAAGTCAGAAGCTTCGACATCTTCACCCAACTGATGGCGGAAAAGCAGTGGCGGCAGCAATTGTTCGGCGATATTTCCGCGATCGTATTACGCAACCGCGACCCCGAAGTGATTAAAACCCTGCTGACCGAAACCGGCTGGCACAGCCGCCTGTTGTACGGTTCAGACTATCCGTTGACTGGCATTTTGCCGCTGATCTCGCCCAAAACCCTGGCCGAGGCAGGCCTGCTGGCGGAAGACGCCGTCGAGCCGCTGTTGGTCCTGCAGGATTACCATCCGTTTCGCTTCGATTTCGTGCTGAAACGCAGTCTGTCCTGGCGAGGTCAGCGTTTCGCGGACACACTTTTTGCGACTCGGCCGTTTTTTACCGAGCACCCGTAA
- a CDS encoding DUF4410 domain-containing protein has translation MIISHNLLPPMIYRRENHMPMRKYAVIAVTALILISCVTPRVVEKPAVPVDFSRFKSVSYVVHDAPDTEYSSNRDYGKEILTIFDAMLGNKLRSMGFNVVDPKHSPELSIDVTVKAVKPGSAAMRFIIGFGAGRAVLLYDALFLDARGNRLALLEGGRSHTGMEFGESFAGDGQIQAIAVSQSIHQIEEFIRNNCSLP, from the coding sequence ATGATCATCAGTCATAACCTCCTACCGCCGATGATATACAGAAGGGAAAATCATATGCCGATGCGAAAGTATGCCGTCATTGCAGTTACTGCGCTGATTTTGATTTCTTGCGTCACCCCGCGTGTCGTCGAGAAACCGGCGGTGCCAGTTGACTTCTCGCGATTCAAAAGTGTCTCGTATGTCGTTCACGACGCACCCGACACCGAATATAGCTCAAACCGGGACTATGGTAAGGAAATACTGACCATTTTTGATGCAATGCTTGGCAACAAGCTTCGTTCAATGGGGTTTAACGTGGTCGATCCGAAGCATTCGCCCGAGTTATCAATTGACGTGACAGTCAAAGCTGTTAAGCCTGGTAGCGCCGCAATGCGGTTTATTATAGGATTCGGGGCTGGCCGAGCCGTCCTGCTCTACGACGCACTATTTCTTGACGCAAGAGGAAATCGGTTGGCTCTGCTCGAAGGGGGCCGGTCTCACACAGGAATGGAGTTTGGGGAGTCATTTGCGGGAGATGGGCAAATCCAAGCTATCGCGGTCTCACAATCTATACATCAGATAGAAGAATTCATCCGAAACAATTGTTCGTTACCGTGA
- a CDS encoding nucleotidyltransferase family protein encodes MIHHPNIPESARQFLEHISTDYVIESLILFGSRAIGDHDERSDVDIAVCGPAISRLEWARLRAAAYKANTLYWVSLVHFDRNPPSLRARIIETGVEIYVQTKTTR; translated from the coding sequence ATGATACATCATCCAAATATTCCAGAATCAGCTCGACAATTTCTTGAGCACATATCTACAGATTATGTAATCGAGTCGCTTATCCTCTTTGGCTCCCGTGCTATCGGAGACCACGACGAACGCTCTGATGTCGACATTGCGGTATGCGGTCCGGCAATCAGTCGCTTGGAGTGGGCAAGACTTCGTGCGGCAGCTTATAAAGCAAACACGCTCTACTGGGTATCGTTGGTTCACTTCGACAGGAATCCACCATCATTGAGGGCAAGAATAATAGAAACAGGAGTAGAGATATATGTCCAAACGAAAACTACAAGATAG
- a CDS encoding HI0074 family nucleotidyltransferase substrate-binding subunit, with translation MSKRKLQDSLDNLEKVLENLERAVLIPKDRELVAEGTIHRFEMTIELFWKTLRRAIQYEGTRVQTSRESLREAFRLGWLHDEQVWLDMLDSRNTTSHEYLAEQLAEDNYDDVVKVTPIIRQAFNLLRSRYPKST, from the coding sequence ATGTCCAAACGAAAACTACAAGATAGCTTAGACAACTTGGAGAAAGTGCTAGAAAACCTCGAACGCGCTGTTCTGATCCCCAAAGACAGAGAACTTGTTGCAGAGGGTACAATCCATCGGTTCGAGATGACCATCGAGTTATTCTGGAAGACACTCCGGCGTGCAATTCAGTATGAAGGGACACGCGTTCAGACTTCTCGGGAAAGCTTGCGCGAGGCTTTCCGTTTGGGCTGGCTTCACGATGAGCAGGTGTGGTTGGATATGCTAGATAGCCGTAACACAACGTCCCATGAGTATCTCGCTGAGCAGCTTGCAGAGGACAACTACGATGATGTTGTGAAGGTAACGCCAATCATTCGACAGGCATTTAACCTACTACGGTCTCGATACCCAAAGAGCACCTAA
- a CDS encoding PhnD/SsuA/transferrin family substrate-binding protein: MKPRLLAAMLALLFFSGIAVAAETVRIGVLAFRPKDQTQRQWQPLADGLKRKLPDHEFVIQALNYHELRRAVTNNQLDLVFTNPAYYIFLKYRHGLSAPLATLVNYQSGKPISGFGGVIFTKADRAGLNRLADIRGKTIAVTERGSFGGYQMQAYELVRHGVNISQEAKLLITDMPHDKVVRAVLDGRADVGFVRSGVLEAMAQEGNINLADFKILNEQRQPGYSTLLSTRVYPEWPIAAMPHVDIGLAGKITAALLTLEDDPSLTAAIKIQGFVIPADYAPVEEVLRSLRVSPFDALPEITIADLWQLYRWQIMGACGAALVIVFLGVRLLRVNRQLTVKQQLIKDQSQRIKASEQLWKFALEGAGDGVWDWQIETGKTYFSPRWVEMLGYQPHQFANDYDTWFAHIHADDVDMVLATLREYLNGKTALYQVEFRMRCNDGEYKWILARGMVVERAADGKPLRMIGTHSDINERKQFQITLQSSFDLLHNLARQIPGFIYQYQLYPDGRSCFPFASAGIEQIYEVSAEQVREDATPVFAVLHPDDVDGVWASIQASAQNLRPWHHEYRVILPKSGLRWLLGNARAERLADGSVLWYGYVSDVTNRKDDELRLQRQTEALQRSNADLEQFAYSVSHDMRQPLRTIAGHLQLLERGLKDSMDQENLDNLNFALDGAKRMDAMIVSLLEYSRVGRKTEPKAAIPSREALDEALFFLGPVIKQSGAAVTPHGEWPQIFASRDELTRLFQNLIGNALKYQAVGSTARIRVNSEINNGLEWRVAIEDNGIGIAAGQSQRLFQFFSRLQARSRYEGTGMGLALCRRIVEHHGGRIWVESAGEGQGSTFIFVIPLEQTAVADSASGSP, translated from the coding sequence ATGAAGCCTAGATTACTCGCAGCCATGCTGGCACTGCTATTTTTTTCCGGCATTGCTGTGGCCGCAGAAACGGTCAGGATAGGCGTGCTGGCGTTCCGCCCCAAGGATCAGACACAGAGGCAATGGCAGCCATTGGCCGACGGGTTGAAGCGCAAATTGCCGGATCATGAATTTGTGATCCAAGCGCTTAATTATCATGAACTCAGACGGGCAGTAACTAATAACCAGTTGGACTTGGTTTTCACCAATCCGGCCTATTATATTTTTCTGAAATACCGGCATGGTTTATCCGCGCCATTGGCCACACTAGTCAATTATCAATCCGGCAAACCGATTTCCGGTTTCGGCGGGGTGATTTTTACCAAGGCCGATCGTGCCGGCTTGAACCGTTTGGCTGATATTCGCGGTAAGACCATTGCGGTTACCGAGAGGGGGTCGTTCGGCGGCTACCAAATGCAGGCTTATGAATTGGTGCGGCATGGCGTGAACATCAGCCAGGAAGCCAAGCTGTTGATCACCGACATGCCGCACGACAAAGTGGTTCGCGCCGTTTTGGATGGCCGCGCCGATGTCGGTTTCGTCCGTTCCGGCGTGCTGGAAGCCATGGCGCAGGAAGGCAATATCAATTTGGCGGATTTCAAGATACTGAATGAACAACGCCAACCCGGGTATTCGACTTTGTTATCCACCCGTGTGTATCCGGAATGGCCCATCGCCGCGATGCCCCATGTCGATATTGGCTTGGCCGGCAAGATAACCGCCGCGTTGCTGACGCTGGAGGATGATCCGTCACTGACGGCCGCCATCAAGATTCAGGGCTTCGTGATTCCGGCCGACTACGCGCCGGTGGAAGAAGTGTTGCGCAGCCTGCGAGTTTCACCGTTTGATGCGTTGCCTGAAATCACCATTGCCGATTTATGGCAGCTGTACCGCTGGCAAATTATGGGCGCTTGCGGGGCCGCGCTGGTGATTGTTTTTCTGGGCGTGCGCTTGCTGCGGGTCAATCGCCAACTCACGGTCAAGCAGCAATTAATCAAGGATCAATCTCAACGTATCAAGGCCAGCGAACAACTGTGGAAATTTGCCTTGGAAGGCGCCGGCGATGGGGTTTGGGATTGGCAAATCGAGACCGGTAAAACCTATTTCTCCCCGCGCTGGGTTGAGATGCTGGGCTATCAACCGCATCAGTTCGCCAACGACTATGATACCTGGTTCGCCCACATCCATGCCGATGATGTCGATATGGTGTTGGCGACCTTGCGCGAATATCTGAATGGCAAGACCGCGTTGTATCAGGTCGAATTTCGAATGCGCTGCAATGACGGCGAGTATAAATGGATACTGGCGCGCGGCATGGTGGTGGAACGCGCGGCGGACGGCAAGCCGTTACGCATGATAGGTACCCATAGCGATATCAACGAGCGCAAACAGTTTCAAATTACGCTGCAGAGCAGTTTCGACCTGTTGCACAATCTGGCTCGGCAGATTCCCGGCTTTATTTATCAATACCAACTGTACCCCGATGGACGCAGCTGTTTTCCGTTTGCCAGCGCGGGCATAGAGCAGATTTACGAAGTGAGTGCGGAGCAAGTGCGCGAGGATGCCACGCCGGTCTTTGCGGTGTTGCACCCGGACGACGTCGATGGGGTTTGGGCTTCGATTCAGGCCTCGGCGCAAAACTTGCGGCCATGGCATCACGAATATCGGGTCATCCTGCCTAAAAGCGGCTTGCGTTGGTTGTTGGGCAACGCGCGGGCGGAACGGCTGGCGGACGGTAGCGTGCTTTGGTACGGCTATGTGTCCGACGTGACCAACCGCAAGGACGACGAACTGCGTTTGCAACGGCAAACCGAAGCCCTGCAACGGTCCAATGCCGATCTGGAACAGTTCGCCTACAGCGTATCGCACGACATGCGCCAGCCGCTACGAACCATTGCCGGCCATTTGCAATTATTGGAGCGGGGCTTGAAAGACAGCATGGACCAGGAAAATCTCGATAATTTGAATTTTGCACTGGATGGCGCCAAGCGCATGGACGCGATGATAGTGTCGTTATTGGAATATTCGCGCGTCGGCCGCAAGACCGAGCCGAAGGCGGCGATTCCCAGCCGGGAGGCGCTGGACGAGGCCTTGTTTTTCCTGGGACCGGTGATCAAACAAAGCGGCGCGGCGGTCACGCCGCATGGCGAGTGGCCGCAAATTTTCGCCAGTCGCGACGAATTGACCCGCTTGTTCCAGAATCTGATCGGCAATGCACTGAAGTACCAGGCTGTGGGGAGCACGGCGAGGATCAGGGTCAACTCTGAAATTAATAACGGTCTCGAGTGGCGGGTTGCCATCGAAGACAACGGCATAGGCATAGCCGCCGGGCAAAGCCAAAGATTGTTTCAGTTTTTCAGCCGGCTGCAAGCGCGTAGCCGGTACGAAGGGACCGGCATGGGACTGGCATTGTGCCGGCGTATCGTCGAGCACCATGGTGGGCGCATTTGGGTTGAATCGGCGGGCGAGGGTCAGGGTTCGACCTTTATCTTTGTCATTCCGCTCGAACAAACAGCGGTGGCGGACTCGGCGAGCGGCAGCCCATGA
- a CDS encoding CHASE domain-containing sensor histidine kinase, giving the protein MTIATSAKGRNRSAYSHGLTFLVLFITLAATVASWHSAQRDLQRETRTYFDFRVRQLLENMQERLAAYQQMLYGTRGLFDASDTVSRGEFRDYVAALRLERHYPGIQGVGFSLLIPAADKAKHLATIHKQGFADYNLHPDGEREIYTSIIYLEPFEGSNLRAFGYDMFTEPVRNRAMAYARDYNGIGMSGKVTLVQESDRDVQAGFLLYLPVYKTGLPHDSEQQRRENLLGWVYSPFRINDFIAGVGGERSGDLALAIYDGDGIGEQSLMYGQPVSEPESQWLNTIQRLDIGGHGWTLVVRAGSDFQSRLPHDKPRLVAGIGLLMSLLLTVLTWQLVNGRGRALLLARQMTEELRDSESRFRLMADSAPVLIWVSGTDKLCFWFNKVWLDFTGRTLDQEFGNGWAEGVHPDDLQHCLDIYIGHFDNRQPFSMEYRLKRHDGEYRWLLDNGIPRFDHEGHFAGYIGSCIDITERKFMQSALEARNADLTRFAEVSAHHLMEPTRRFASYTQRLKKRLSAYPDAAGDEEVLIDLSTLEGDALLLRSLILDIQRYLSAAEPRGEVRLLDSRAIMAEISRKMAAKLQALGATLTVEELPPVMLDRPRLADLFSLILDNTLRHGVPAESRNPLHIILGGQREGHVSRFFISDNGPGIPAKYQTRVFEIFERLGPRTADSGTGIGLAIARRIVESRHGRIGFKHLPRGGTCVVFELPDGEQRDT; this is encoded by the coding sequence ATGACTATCGCTACTTCAGCTAAAGGTCGGAACCGCTCGGCGTATTCGCACGGGTTGACCTTTTTGGTGTTGTTCATCACCCTGGCCGCCACGGTGGCTTCATGGCATTCGGCCCAGCGTGATTTGCAGCGCGAAACCCGGACTTATTTCGATTTCAGGGTACGGCAGCTGTTGGAAAACATGCAGGAACGGTTGGCGGCTTATCAGCAGATGTTATATGGCACACGCGGCCTGTTTGATGCCTCGGATACGGTCAGCCGCGGCGAGTTTCGCGATTATGTCGCCGCTTTGCGTCTGGAACGGCATTATCCGGGCATACAGGGCGTCGGTTTTTCGTTGCTGATTCCGGCGGCCGACAAAGCAAAACATCTGGCCACGATCCACAAACAGGGTTTTGCCGATTACAACCTTCACCCCGACGGCGAGCGCGAGATTTATACCTCGATTATCTATCTGGAACCGTTCGAGGGCAGCAATTTGCGTGCTTTCGGCTACGACATGTTTACCGAACCGGTGCGCAACCGCGCCATGGCATATGCCCGCGATTATAACGGCATAGGCATGAGCGGCAAGGTGACGTTAGTTCAGGAAAGCGATAGGGATGTGCAGGCCGGTTTTTTGCTTTATTTGCCGGTCTATAAAACCGGTCTACCTCACGACAGCGAACAACAACGGCGCGAAAACCTGCTGGGCTGGGTCTACTCGCCGTTTCGGATCAATGATTTCATAGCGGGCGTGGGCGGCGAGCGTTCCGGCGATTTGGCCCTGGCAATTTACGATGGCGATGGCATCGGCGAACAAAGCCTGATGTACGGCCAGCCGGTTTCAGAGCCTGAAAGTCAATGGCTGAATACTATTCAACGCCTTGACATCGGCGGCCATGGTTGGACATTGGTGGTGCGTGCCGGCAGTGATTTTCAGTCAAGGTTGCCGCATGATAAACCCCGGTTAGTGGCGGGGATCGGCTTGTTGATGAGTTTGCTGTTGACCGTGTTGACCTGGCAGTTGGTCAACGGCCGCGGCCGTGCCTTGCTGTTGGCCAGGCAAATGACTGAGGAATTGCGCGACAGCGAAAGCCGCTTTCGATTGATGGCCGATTCGGCGCCGGTATTGATCTGGGTGTCAGGTACCGATAAGCTGTGCTTTTGGTTCAACAAGGTTTGGCTGGATTTCACTGGCCGTACTCTGGATCAGGAATTCGGCAATGGCTGGGCCGAAGGCGTGCATCCGGATGATTTGCAGCATTGCCTGGATATTTATATCGGCCATTTCGATAACCGGCAGCCGTTTAGCATGGAGTACCGGCTGAAGCGGCATGATGGCGAATACCGCTGGTTGTTGGATAACGGTATTCCGCGTTTCGACCATGAAGGCCATTTTGCCGGTTATATCGGTTCCTGTATCGACATCACCGAGCGCAAATTCATGCAAAGCGCCCTGGAGGCGCGCAACGCCGATCTGACGCGGTTCGCCGAAGTGTCCGCCCATCATTTGATGGAGCCGACCCGGCGGTTTGCCAGCTATACCCAACGCTTGAAAAAGCGTTTGTCCGCTTATCCGGACGCCGCCGGGGACGAGGAAGTTCTTATCGATCTGTCCACGTTGGAAGGCGATGCACTGTTGTTGCGCAGCTTGATTCTCGATATTCAACGCTATCTGTCAGCCGCCGAGCCGCGTGGCGAAGTGCGATTATTGGACAGCCGGGCCATTATGGCGGAAATAAGTAGAAAAATGGCGGCCAAACTTCAGGCGCTAGGCGCTACGCTGACTGTCGAGGAATTACCGCCGGTAATGCTGGACCGTCCCCGCTTGGCCGACCTGTTCAGCCTGATTTTGGATAATACTCTTCGGCATGGGGTGCCGGCCGAGAGCCGAAATCCTCTGCATATCATTCTCGGCGGCCAACGCGAAGGACATGTCAGCCGCTTTTTTATCAGCGATAATGGCCCGGGTATTCCTGCTAAGTACCAGACGCGGGTGTTCGAGATTTTCGAGCGGCTGGGGCCGCGCACGGCCGATAGCGGCACCGGTATCGGTTTGGCGATTGCCAGGCGTATCGTCGAAAGCCGCCATGGCAGGATAGGCTTTAAACATTTACCGCGGGGCGGCACCTGTGTCGTGTTCGAACTGCCCGATGGAGAACAACGTGATACATGA
- a CDS encoding response regulator, giving the protein MIHDNTPPFDILLVEDELSDAHLIKMAIRENKVWCRLHHAIDGVEALAFLRREGEQYKQVPRPDLILLDLNMPRMNGREFLAAIKADDALATIPVVVLTTSEVERDIVASYKLGAASYITKPVDIEQFIDAIRQLDSYWFTLTRLPKKE; this is encoded by the coding sequence GTGATACATGACAATACTCCCCCATTTGACATTTTGTTGGTGGAGGATGAGCTTTCGGATGCGCATCTGATCAAGATGGCGATTCGAGAAAACAAGGTCTGGTGCCGGTTGCACCATGCTATCGATGGAGTCGAGGCCCTGGCGTTTTTGCGGCGGGAAGGCGAGCAATATAAGCAGGTACCGCGTCCTGACTTGATTCTGCTGGACCTCAACATGCCGCGCATGAACGGTCGCGAGTTTTTGGCCGCCATCAAGGCCGATGACGCGCTGGCAACGATACCGGTGGTGGTGTTGACGACTTCGGAAGTCGAACGCGACATCGTTGCCTCTTATAAGCTGGGCGCCGCCAGCTATATCACCAAACCGGTCGACATCGAGCAATTCATCGATGCGATCCGACAACTGGACAGCTATTGGTTTACCTTGACCCGGCTGCCGAAAAAAGAATGA